The following are encoded together in the Terriglobia bacterium genome:
- the rpe gene encoding ribulose-phosphate 3-epimerase, translated as MTELAPSILSADFARLADHVQAVAAGGATLLHVDVMDGHFVPNLTIGPPVVASLRKVTNLALDVHLMIENADQFIPAFVDAGADWISVHQEACVHLHRTLEMIRGRNLNAGVVINPSTPVHTLEDVLDMVDHVLIMSVNPGFGGQKFIPMTLDKVRKLVAIRAERRLNFRIEIDGGINTDNIADAVRAGVEVLVAGNGVFANGDPAANVRRLLKLATEATLQRV; from the coding sequence TTGACTGAACTGGCACCTTCCATATTGTCCGCGGATTTTGCCCGCCTGGCCGACCACGTTCAAGCCGTGGCCGCCGGCGGAGCCACGCTGTTGCACGTGGACGTGATGGACGGGCATTTTGTGCCCAACCTGACGATTGGCCCTCCGGTGGTGGCCAGCCTGCGGAAGGTGACCAACCTTGCCCTGGACGTGCACCTGATGATTGAGAACGCGGACCAGTTCATACCCGCATTTGTGGACGCCGGGGCGGACTGGATTTCCGTCCACCAGGAAGCTTGTGTTCATCTGCACCGCACGCTGGAGATGATTCGCGGACGCAACCTGAACGCCGGCGTGGTGATCAATCCGTCAACGCCGGTGCACACCCTGGAAGATGTGCTGGACATGGTGGACCACGTGCTCATCATGTCGGTGAATCCGGGATTCGGCGGACAGAAATTTATTCCTATGACGCTAGACAAAGTCCGCAAGCTGGTGGCGATACGGGCGGAGCGCCGCCTGAATTTCCGCATTGAGATTGACGGCGGCATCAACACCGACAATATCGCGGACGCGGTGCGCGCCGGAGTGGAAGTCCTGGTGGCCGGCAACGGCGTCTTCGCCAACGGCGACCCGGCGGCCAACGTGCGTCGCCTGCTCAAGCTGGCAACGGAAGCCACGCTGCAAAGAGTCTGA